The genomic window AAAGCCATCCTGTTATTGATATTTACAGGCCTGCCTCCACCCTTCCGACCCATAAGCTTGGCAGTTACGCGCAAAATATTTACGGTCAAGCACCAGCTTCTGCGCGCGGGGCGGCAGGGGCCGGCGTCTCCTCATGGATGGCGACCATGGGCCGCCCGCCCGCGCGCCAGGCGCCCCGATACATCCCCTCCGTGTTGAAGGGCAGCGCGGCATGGCCCGCCGCATCCACCGCGATCAGCCCGCCGCGCCCGCCCGCCGCCGGGACATCGGTGCCGATCACCCGCGCGCAGGCCTGTTCCAGCGTCTCGCCCAGATGGCGCATCCGCGCGCTGATCTCATGCGCGGCGGCGGCGCGGATGAAGGCCTCGCCCGTGCCGGTGCAGGAAATGGCGACGGTGCCATCCGCCCAGGTGCCCGCGCCGAAGACCGGGCAATCCCCCACCCGCCCCGGCCGCTTGTTGGTCATGCCGCCCGTGGAGGTCGCGGCGGCGAGCCGCCCGGCCGCATCGCGCGCCACCGCGCCCACGGTTCCCATCCGGGCCGGCACGTCATGGTCCAGCGCCACGCGGTCCTGTGCGCGGGCAGCTTCCAACTGCGCCAGGCGGTGTTCGGTGCGGAAATAGTCGGCCGGGGCCAGATCGAGCCCCGCGGCGGCGGCGAAGGCATCGGCCGCGGCGCCGGACAGCAGCACATGCCGCCCGCCCTCCAGCACCGCCCGCGCGGCGCGGATGGGGTTGCGCGGGCGTGTCACACCCGTCACCGCGCCGGCCTTTCCTTCGCCCAGCATCAGCGCCGCGTCCATCTCGATGGTGCCGTCCGAGGTGAAGGTGCTGCCGCGCCCGGCGTTGAACAGCGGGCAATCCTCCAGCGCGCGCACGGCCTCCACCACCGCATCCCCGGCCGTGCCGCCGGCGCGCAGCACCGCCGCGCCGGCCTCCAGCGCCGCCATCAGCCCGGCGCGATACTCCGCCTCCCTACCGCCCGTCAGCGCCGCGCGCGGAATGGTGCCCGCGCCCCCGTGAATGGCGAGCGTCCAGCCCGCCGCCTCCCTGTCCATCGTCATATCCTCCTGCACGGCCAGCATTCGCCGCGCGCGCCCGCGCCGCAAGCCGCTTGCGGGGCGCCCCGGTTCCGCCTATCCGCGCAGACACCCGAGGGAAGGAAACCGCACATGAACCGCCGCGCCCTGCTGTCCGCGATCCCGGCCGCCGCCATCGCCACCTCCGCGTCCGCCCAGACCTGGCCCGCGCAGCCTGTCCGCGCCATCGTGCCCTTCGCCGCCGGCAGCGCCACCGACATCCTGGGCCGCCTTTTCGCCGAGCGCATGCGCGACAATCTGGGCCAGCCGGTGGTGGTGGAGAACCGCGCCGGCGCCTCGGGCATGATCGGCGCCGAGGCCGTGGCCCGCGCCGCCCCCGATGGCTACACGGTGCTCTTCGGCACCAACTCCACCCAGGCCGCCGCCAACGCCCTGTTCCGCCGCGTGCCCTATGACCAGGAGCGTGACTTCGCGCCGGTCTCGACGCTGGCCTCCATCCCGCTGCTGGTGGCGGTCGCCGCCAACTCGCCCTACCGCACCCTGCAGGACCTGATCACCGCCGCGCGGGAGCGGCCGGAGAGCATCAGCTTCGCTTCCGCCTCCTCCTCGCAGCAGGTGGCGGCCGAGATGCTCGCCGCCATGGCCGGCGTGAAGATGCTGAACGTGCCCTACCGTTCCTCGCCCAACGCGGTGCAGGACCTGATCGCGGGGCGGGTGAACCTCTTCGTGGCCGACCAGGCCGTGATCCTGCCCGGCGTGCAGGGCGGGCAGCTGCGGGTGCTGGGCATCACGACCCGCACGCGCTCGGCGCAATTGCCGGACGTGGCGCCGGTGGCCGAGCAGGGCCTGCCCGACTACGAGCTGTTTGCCTGGTTCGCGCTGATGGTGCCCGCGGCCACCCCCGCCCCCATCATCCAGCGGCTGAACGTGGCGGTGCGCCATGCGATGTCGGACAGCACCTTGCAGGAGCGCCTCAGCACCGGCTTCGGCATGGCGCTGCTGCCCTCGACGCCGGCCGAGGCCGCGGCCTTCATCCGCGCCGAAACCACCAAGTGGACCAACGCCATCCGCGCCGCGGGGATCGAGCCGCAGTAAAACGCACCTCCGCTGGAGCTTTCGGAAAGCCGCACGCCTGTGATGGGCGCGCGGCTTTTTCGTTGAGGTGGGCCTGCCTCCCCAAACGGCACATGAAATCCTGGCGGCGGGCGGCCCCCATACCCGAGCTGATGAA from Roseococcus microcysteis includes these protein-coding regions:
- a CDS encoding isoaspartyl peptidase/L-asparaginase family protein, giving the protein MTMDREAAGWTLAIHGGAGTIPRAALTGGREAEYRAGLMAALEAGAAVLRAGGTAGDAVVEAVRALEDCPLFNAGRGSTFTSDGTIEMDAALMLGEGKAGAVTGVTRPRNPIRAARAVLEGGRHVLLSGAAADAFAAAAGLDLAPADYFRTEHRLAQLEAARAQDRVALDHDVPARMGTVGAVARDAAGRLAAATSTGGMTNKRPGRVGDCPVFGAGTWADGTVAISCTGTGEAFIRAAAAHEISARMRHLGETLEQACARVIGTDVPAAGGRGGLIAVDAAGHAALPFNTEGMYRGAWRAGGRPMVAIHEETPAPAAPRAEAGA
- a CDS encoding Bug family tripartite tricarboxylate transporter substrate binding protein; translated protein: MNRRALLSAIPAAAIATSASAQTWPAQPVRAIVPFAAGSATDILGRLFAERMRDNLGQPVVVENRAGASGMIGAEAVARAAPDGYTVLFGTNSTQAAANALFRRVPYDQERDFAPVSTLASIPLLVAVAANSPYRTLQDLITAARERPESISFASASSSQQVAAEMLAAMAGVKMLNVPYRSSPNAVQDLIAGRVNLFVADQAVILPGVQGGQLRVLGITTRTRSAQLPDVAPVAEQGLPDYELFAWFALMVPAATPAPIIQRLNVAVRHAMSDSTLQERLSTGFGMALLPSTPAEAAAFIRAETTKWTNAIRAAGIEPQ